From the Hordeum vulgare subsp. vulgare chromosome 1H, MorexV3_pseudomolecules_assembly, whole genome shotgun sequence genome, the window TCGTGTCTTAGAGATTTTTAGTAGTGAATTTAAGTGCATGGTTACTAATGTGGCTATGTCATGAATGGGTTCTACAACAACTGAGCTTCCTGAGTGAATTTTTGTGCTCATAAAGGAAGCGGTGAAACCCAATAAACAACATCATATTGATATGTCTTAAGAGGAGCACAATTGACGTATATTTCAATTGTGCTCTATATTTCAATTGTGCTCCTTCAGGCCATCTTTGATTCTCGGGTCGTGCCTTCATTGACATCCATATATTATTTTTGTTAGTGTATGTGCAGCTAGGTACCTTGTATGAATGCGGGACGTCATTTCTAAGTTCCCGTTGCTACTATATATTTCCACCTTGCTAAACTGAGATCGGTGGTTGTAAGTCATTTCTAAAGACCAAGACCCAACTAGCCACCCTTGCTAAGCTGAGATGAGGAGTTGTGTTTGTCATCGATATACTACACTTCACACGTCTGTTTTGCTTAGAGGTCTCATGTTCGAAGTCTCGAGTATTTTGAGGAGCTTAAGAAAAATACTAACCAACATTTGATCTATTTTTTGCAAGGAAccattacatgatctcatggcaaTAGAAGGTTACATATTTTTTATGCCCGATGTATTGATACTTTCAGAATACATTCATTCCCGATTAATGCAGTTGGAAGGCGTAAATGTGTTCGCTGGAATGGACTTTCATACTCGATACAATATATTGTGAGATGTAAAAAATAATGCTTAAGCAAAGGCTAGAGGGTATAGCTCACGAGCGAGTAATACAACATGGCAAGTAATTTCAGACGCGCTCTTAGTTTTGACACGACGAGATCCTCTTGTTGAGGTGTTTTATGAACGAGTTTctcttgttttttgttttagatATTCTGTTTAAAATCTAAATTTCACCAATATATGTCTTCCGTTTACGTTCCTGATGTGTTTTAGATGAACCAAATCGCATATTTTTATATGGATAGTAGCTCCTTTTAACTCGGCTCATGATCTAGATGATATTTTGAAAGCATCTCTACATAAAAAAATCGTGTTAAGGGCCAGTATGCTAAAACAAACTCACATAGCCGGTTCATATTTACCTAGGTTGCCTGTCTTTTCACTAGACTAAGTCTAATATCATACAAACACGTTAACAAATCCGGTAGTTTGATTAGTGCGTACAGTCAAATCTCAAGAGGCGCCACCACTAGTAAGTTACTATGCTAAAGCGGTACGcatttgttttttttcattttttgactTTTTTTTTAAGTTTACTATTCAATTATGTGAACAATATAAACAATATGTTGGTGAATAGTACCTGCAGGTGAATAACGACACGTGTTACTATACTAAAGTGGCAAgcatttgcttttttttttgaCTTTTTTTTGGAAGTTTACTATTTAATTATGTGGACAATATAAACAATGTGTTGGTGAATAGTACCTGCACGTGAACTACAGCACGTGAACACCAATTAACGTGTGAACAGTTTTTACACGTGAACGGTATTCTTCATTTGAACAGtgctttcacataagagaaaaacgCTGTCATAAAAAACTGGATTTTTTTACACATCATTTCTCCCCCCTCCTTCGCGCCGGCGTCCTTATATAGAGGAttatgatttatttattttttatttttacgtATTATTCTTCTCTCCAGGCATACCGATGCAGAGCCGTCACGGTCATCTCGCGACCCTTTCCGATGCTATTGTTGACGAGATACAACAGTAAACTGGTACAACATATTTGCAAGAACAGTAACCCATGGGAAGAAGATTTCTTGATCGATTGTTGTCCATCTTTACACCACGGCATCAATGAATAGTGCACTAATAATTATCCGAACAAAAATCGGATCAGTATCCGAATAAACCCAGAATAGCTAACCACAATAATAGCCAAATAAACTGAAACAACAAACTTGAATGACCCGAATAATAAAATCAGCGCAACAAAACAACCCTTGAATAAACCGAAAATATTAACCCACCCGGACCATAGACCGAAATAGTAATCGAATTGTAACCCAAAGCTACACACCCGAATTAACTAGGACAAAAAAACAATCAATCAACATTATGCATTCAAGTGAATAGTAATTCAAAAGAAGTGCCAAGAAAAAACCCTGTTAAAATAAGACTCCTTCCTCGGTGCGTTCACCTACGCAAGGAGAATAAccagtgttgttgtcgtcgtctacctcaccttctccttccccaTGGCCAACCAAATCGAGGCTTCAACCCCAATGCGGTTCCTGAAGCCCGATTTAACCACAACGCGGTTACTGAAGTCACCTCTATGATGCGCCCCATCACGACAGTCTATAAGCAGCCAATGAGAAGAGACGATATGAAAATAAAAATGGTCACTCGACCAACGTCTTCACTCCACTCCTTACTATATTCTTTGACCGAttcaaaaagaaagagaaaaatacAACACAATTGATCATCCGTAAAAGGTAGTCATGCTCAAAAAACTATTGTAGAACAAGTTAATGAGCTGCCAAAACTTCATGAAGTATGAATATACACCTTATCCTATATCTCAGTTTGAAAAGCGCATTGGGTTGAACGTATCAGATTAGCCTGTCACATAAAGTGTGTTAAAATACGCTCTTCGTCAATTACTATCCGTTTTTACACCACGTCAAATTTAAGGTTTAAATTACTTacaaaactttaaatttgaattttACTGAATAAAAGCATGTTTGAGAGAAAATGAAAGAGTGTCGACTAGGAACTAGATATAAAATGTAGGTGAAAAAGATGTATAAACTGGACAAGAAATATTTCCCTAATATAGGGTCTACACATTGGTAACGCTCTCATCTGTTCTCACTCTTGATCAAACAGGTCATATAAGAATGAATCCAAATACATATTACTACCATGCCTAGTACATTTTTTTTTTACTTCCGAAAAGGGAAAATACGTGCTTACGAAAAAATATTAATAGGACAGCCAATTTACTTAATTCATTAAAGGAAAATTCTATTTAGAAGCGTCGCATGGTGGACATCCGTCGCTTACATGCtctcttctcatgcatgcatgcatgcaatgatgtcatcaGATTTGTTTTGAATGAtcggaattcaaaaacttttatctcttaaacccttaattcgatcgatgatccgttttcgtcgttgactttTTTTCgatgaaatcttcaaaactagattccatgtcgacatgttttgaCAAAAAAAATTTGCTCCTACTTACCACATTTGCTGTACTTACTTGctatattagtaagtacttacttgtctgataaaaaataacttaatcgtcaaaaaaatttagaaattgcgtataaatatgacatctcgacataatcaaaatgacaagcacaaacaacttttttagGCGATTACGCACAAAAATATGGCAACTCACCATATTTAAAAccgatgacaaaaaaatcttttttgatCATCGTTTATAAATATGATAACTTGGCATAGTTAAACTAATAAGCATGCAAAATAGTTTTTTTGGCAAAGTtatatgtaaatatgacaagtttgCATATTTAAATTAGCAAACACAACCTATGACaatgcttttatatcatgtataatgaaaactgCTACATGATTTTGTACGAAAAAACATTAAAAAATgtcaattaagttatttttttagACAAGTAAATGGTTAATAATATGACAAGTGGGGTTAAAAAATATGGCAAGTATGAATGAAAAAAATAGTTGAtggaacatgtcgacatgggatctagtttcaaaGAATTCGTCGAGAGAAAGTCAATGATGAAAgcagatcatcgattgaattaacgattttgtagataaaactttttaaattttaAAATCAAAAGGAATCttgatgacatcattgcatgcatgtagtagttttcattatacataatgatatcattgcacgcatgcatgcatggaaGAGATACGTAGTGGGTGATTAATAGAAGGTTAATTTTTCATTGGAAGGTGATTAACTGAGCCGCCGCACGGCAAGACCCAGGTGCGACGCCGCTCCCTAGCGTTGTCCTTCATTAAATTATTTAATGTTTGTGTCGTGCTCACACATATCATAGGATAAAGATAGAATTTGTgttattctttttattttattttctcatgTAATACATGTGTTTTTCTTACTTATTTCAATATAATACAGACGGGATCGATCACGGCGCGGCGTGCGCCGCGCTACTTTGGCGCTAGTAGTATTTACGCAAGCAGGCTGGAGCCGGTCGACGCTAGACGAAATAAGCAACAGATGGATCGACCAAACGCGTTTGTCCTTTGTACTGACGTGCACTAAATGGACGTCATCGTCACTCCGGGCTCGCACGAGCCACCGCGTCGTCACTCGTCACAACACCACGGCTCCGCAGCTAGCCTTGCCGCCGAAGCATCTTCTATCGGGGATTCGGGGCAACGGGCCGGGCAAGGAGCGCGGAAGCGGAGCGTCAATCTTTGACCTGACCCGATCCTCCTCCTCCAGCGCACGCCTCGTCTGTCGTCCGTCGTGCCGGAACTTCGAGCACCAGCAACATTGCGCTCACGCGAACGCGAGAGTAACATAGCGGCATGGCCGGTGGCAGGGCCGACACGACAGCAAAGCGCCAACTGGCTCACGGGCCCCACAGCTGTGTTTGGACCAGGACCCAGTCTCCGGAGACCTAGAATACTATTCCCTCCGTCATGGTTTAGAAGACACAGTTAGACTTGCGTGTGTTTTTAAAATAGACAAAGATTAAGACACGTTGCATTTACTctgttgtactacttctatatgcatacgtagtgtgaatgctattttttaactcatttcacagccaatcaataaccacctagtaGGTCCTAGAGAATTTGCATGTACGTCTTCTAAACCGTAACGGGAGGGAGTAGTAGTGTATGTGTACGCAAAATACTGCCGCGGTTCCTTCTTGATGTCACCAATGATTGCCATGCTGTACATTTTGCTCTCCATGCAAAAGAAAAGGGTACATGTTGCTCGGTCATGCGACCTTGAATACGCGTTAATTAACGGCCGGAGTGCATGCATCTACCGAACCACGTGTATGATGTATCCATGTAGAGTAGTAGAGATGATATGCTCTGTAGTCTGTATGTCGAGTCAAAAAAGGAAAAACTCTGTGTGTATATTTCGCAAAACAAATTACAGTTAAAAGACATGCTCTGTGTGTGCGTACATTCCTCGAAATTTCTTAAATCCGGGTGGCTTGCCGCACTGACCGACGTACTGGGCGACAATTCCACGTCGACCGCTATATATAGTCCACGAGAACAGCCTCTCGCCCTCACTTTTAATTCCGTCTCATTATCATCTCGTCTCGCCTTCTTGGCCAGCTAAGCTACTACTCCAAAACCTCGCCACGAAGCAAAAGTCGCCTTCCGCGACCGATCCGATGGAGTCCGACAAGCCGGCGTCGCTCCTGGGGACGCTCCGGACGGCGGTGAAGAAGGTGCGGTTCCTGCTCTCCTTCAGCGCCACGCGCTGGATCATCTCCTCCATCGCCGGCCGCCGGACCGCGCCCAGCGCAACGGCGCCGCTCCGCCTCAGCTTCGGGTCCAGGCGGCCGGGCCTGCTCGACGCGGAGGACGACCGCTCCCCCGCGTCGTCGTCGACCTCCGGGCCGACGAGGACGGCGAGCCTCGGGTCGGGCGGCGTGTCGCGGACGAGCAGCGCGGTGGCCGCGTCGGACTACTCGAGGTCCGCGTCGTCGGGCgccacgtcgtcgtcgtcgtcgagcgGGGGGTCGTCGCCGGCGGGGGACGAGGACATCGACCGGCGCGCGGAgctcttcatcgccaacttctacAAGCACATCCAGATGGAGCGGCAGGTGTCGCTGCAGCTGCGCTACTGCAGGGACGACAGCCTGCAGGAGAGGTCGCCTACCCGCAGGGTCACTTGACCGATTCTACATTATGATTCTTCTTGATTTCGTGTGAGAACAAGtgcgtatgtgtgtgtgtgtggatttaGATGGGTGTTTTTTCGTTCCATCAATTCTGCGCCTCTTCTAGGATCAATTTGTTTTGTAAGACCGAGATTACAGAGTGCGAGTAGAAATAAAC encodes:
- the LOC123444991 gene encoding uncharacterized protein LOC123444991 encodes the protein MESDKPASLLGTLRTAVKKVRFLLSFSATRWIISSIAGRRTAPSATAPLRLSFGSRRPGLLDAEDDRSPASSSTSGPTRTASLGSGGVSRTSSAVAASDYSRSASSGATSSSSSSGGSSPAGDEDIDRRAELFIANFYKHIQMERQVSLQLRYCRDDSLQERSPTRRVT